Proteins encoded in a region of the Isosphaeraceae bacterium EP7 genome:
- the ureG gene encoding urease accessory protein UreG, protein MSDPPSRRRAPRWGLAFHFDENPHDHRGRPGPARYAGPSRKVFTLGVAGPVGSGKTALVEALCRELWPEINLAVITNDIYTHEDAEFLSRSGVLPVERIVGVQTGGCPHTAIREDASANLSAVVNFERQFPGLEMVIVESGGDNLTAVFSRELADQFIFVIDVAEGDKIPRKGGPGICNSDLLLINKIDLAPHVGADLDVMRRDSLKMRGERPFLMVSLRQKEGVEEVIKWVRQQLASFVKNS, encoded by the coding sequence ATGTCCGACCCGCCGAGCCGTCGGCGCGCGCCCCGCTGGGGCCTCGCCTTCCACTTCGATGAGAATCCCCACGATCATAGGGGGAGGCCCGGACCGGCACGCTATGCCGGCCCGTCGCGCAAGGTCTTCACCCTGGGTGTCGCCGGCCCGGTCGGCTCGGGCAAGACGGCCCTGGTCGAGGCGCTCTGCCGCGAGCTCTGGCCCGAGATCAACCTGGCCGTCATCACCAATGACATCTACACCCACGAGGACGCCGAATTCCTCTCTCGCAGCGGCGTCCTGCCCGTCGAGCGGATCGTCGGCGTCCAGACCGGCGGCTGCCCGCACACCGCCATTCGAGAGGACGCCAGCGCCAACCTCAGCGCCGTGGTCAACTTCGAGCGGCAATTCCCCGGGCTCGAGATGGTCATCGTGGAGTCGGGCGGCGACAACCTGACCGCCGTCTTCTCCAGGGAACTGGCCGATCAGTTCATCTTCGTCATCGACGTGGCGGAAGGGGACAAGATCCCCCGCAAGGGTGGGCCCGGCATCTGCAACAGTGACTTGCTCCTCATCAACAAGATTGACCTGGCCCCCCACGTCGGCGCCGACCTCGACGTGATGCGGCGGGACAGCCTGAAGATGCGCGGCGAACGGCCGTTCCTGATGGTCAGCCTCCGCCAGAAGGAAGGGGTCGAGGAGGTGATCAAGTGGGTGCGCCAGCAACTCGCATCATTCGTCAAGAACTCCTGA
- a CDS encoding urease accessory UreF family protein: MNLCLLQISDSALPIGGYTHSWGLEAAIARRLVHDPETLERWTGLWLRNSLGPLEGVLVASACRAVHAGRPADFLALNVLLEASIVPPSTRHASREMGDQLLALGATWAWCSAGMLPFTGPTPEIPAGWHHAIAFGLLGALAGAGPEGVLTAYLHQAALGMIGAGVRAIPVGHTHGQQVVAYLHDVIRGLVAELVDREPETAGAGSPFYEILCDEQTQLYARMYRS; encoded by the coding sequence ATGAATCTGTGCCTGCTTCAGATTTCCGACTCGGCCCTCCCGATCGGCGGCTATACGCATTCGTGGGGGCTCGAGGCGGCGATCGCCCGACGGCTGGTCCACGACCCCGAGACCCTGGAACGTTGGACCGGCCTCTGGCTCCGCAACTCGCTGGGCCCGCTCGAAGGGGTGCTCGTGGCCTCGGCCTGCCGGGCGGTGCATGCTGGCCGCCCGGCCGACTTCCTCGCCCTGAACGTGCTCCTCGAAGCCTCGATCGTCCCCCCCTCGACCCGACACGCGAGCCGGGAGATGGGAGACCAGCTTCTGGCCCTGGGGGCGACCTGGGCCTGGTGCTCCGCGGGGATGCTGCCATTCACGGGGCCGACGCCGGAGATCCCGGCCGGTTGGCATCACGCCATCGCCTTCGGTCTGCTCGGGGCCCTCGCGGGCGCCGGACCCGAGGGGGTGCTGACGGCCTACCTTCACCAGGCCGCCCTGGGCATGATCGGCGCGGGCGTTCGCGCCATCCCGGTCGGGCATACCCACGGCCAGCAGGTGGTGGCCTACCTTCACGATGTCATTCGGGGCCTGGTCGCGGAACTCGTCGACCGCGAGCCCGAGACCGCGGGCGCCGGCTCACCCTTTTATGAGATCCTTTGCGATGAGCAAACTCAACTCTATGCCCGGATGTATCGGTCCTGA
- the ureC gene encoding urease subunit alpha, whose protein sequence is MSVRISRKAYAKKYGPTTGDRIRLGDTELIIEIEHDYTDYGEESIFGGGKSIRDGQDQCPLDEPMSPPHCDLVITNAVIIDHWGIVKGDIGIREGRIVAVGKSGNPLTQNGVDPRLVIGPGTEIIAGEGRICTAGGIDTHIHFICPQQIEVAIASGVTTLIGGGTGSATGTWATTCTPGPWNIMRMLQAFEGLPVNVGILGKGNGSIAKPLRDQVEAGACGLKLHEDWGTTLAVIDTSLKVADEYDIQIAIHTDTLNECGFIDDTIAAIDGRAIHSFHTEGAGGGHAPDIIKIAGLPNVLPSSTNPTRPFTVNTIDEHLDMLMVCHHLSRSIPEDVAFAESRIRAETIGAEDVFHDRGIISIMSSDSQAMGRIGEMIVRTWQTAHKMKVQLGPLASDSSRNDNERVKRYVAKYTINPAITHGIGNHVGSIEGGKLADLVLYDPAYFGVKPFLILKGGLLVAAQMGDPNASIATPQPVYMRPQFASLGLALSHSCLSFVSKASIKAGIGERYGLKRELVGVENCRTIGKKDMRRNEATPEIRVDADTYQVYVDGESVGSEPMESLPLTQRYFLF, encoded by the coding sequence ATGAGCGTCCGAATTTCCCGCAAGGCGTACGCAAAGAAATATGGCCCGACCACCGGCGACCGGATCCGCCTGGGCGACACCGAGCTGATCATCGAGATCGAGCACGACTACACCGACTACGGCGAGGAGTCGATCTTCGGCGGCGGCAAGTCGATCCGCGACGGCCAGGACCAGTGCCCGCTGGACGAGCCGATGAGCCCGCCCCACTGCGATCTGGTGATCACCAACGCGGTGATCATCGACCACTGGGGGATCGTCAAGGGGGACATCGGCATCCGCGAAGGCCGGATCGTGGCCGTCGGCAAGTCGGGCAACCCCCTGACCCAAAACGGCGTCGACCCGAGGCTCGTCATCGGGCCGGGCACCGAGATCATCGCCGGCGAGGGCCGGATCTGCACGGCCGGCGGGATCGACACCCACATCCACTTCATCTGCCCTCAGCAGATCGAGGTGGCCATCGCCAGCGGTGTCACGACCCTGATCGGTGGCGGCACCGGGTCGGCCACTGGCACCTGGGCGACCACCTGCACGCCGGGGCCCTGGAACATCATGCGGATGCTCCAGGCCTTCGAAGGCCTACCGGTCAACGTCGGCATCCTGGGCAAGGGCAACGGCAGCATCGCCAAGCCCCTGCGCGACCAGGTCGAGGCCGGTGCTTGCGGCCTGAAGCTGCACGAGGACTGGGGCACCACGCTCGCCGTCATCGACACCAGCCTGAAGGTGGCCGACGAGTACGACATCCAGATCGCCATCCACACCGACACCCTGAACGAGTGCGGTTTCATCGACGACACGATCGCGGCCATCGACGGCCGGGCGATCCACAGCTTCCACACCGAGGGCGCCGGCGGCGGCCACGCCCCGGACATCATCAAGATCGCCGGCCTGCCCAACGTGCTCCCCTCCAGCACCAACCCGACGCGGCCGTTCACCGTCAACACGATCGACGAGCATCTCGACATGCTGATGGTTTGCCATCATCTGTCGAGGAGCATCCCCGAGGACGTGGCCTTCGCCGAGAGCCGGATCCGAGCCGAGACCATCGGCGCCGAGGACGTGTTCCACGACCGCGGCATCATCAGCATCATGAGCTCCGACTCGCAGGCCATGGGCCGCATCGGCGAGATGATCGTGCGGACCTGGCAGACCGCGCACAAGATGAAGGTGCAGCTCGGCCCGCTCGCCAGCGACAGCTCGCGCAACGACAACGAGCGCGTCAAGCGCTATGTCGCCAAGTACACCATCAACCCGGCGATCACCCACGGCATCGGCAATCACGTCGGCAGCATCGAGGGGGGCAAGCTGGCCGACCTCGTGCTGTACGACCCGGCCTACTTCGGCGTGAAGCCGTTCCTCATCCTGAAGGGGGGCCTGCTGGTCGCCGCTCAGATGGGCGACCCCAACGCCAGCATCGCCACGCCCCAGCCGGTCTACATGCGCCCGCAGTTCGCGTCGCTCGGCCTTGCCCTCTCCCACTCGTGCCTGAGCTTCGTGTCGAAGGCCTCGATCAAGGCGGGGATCGGCGAGCGCTACGGCCTCAAGCGCGAGCTCGTCGGCGTGGAGAATTGCCGCACGATCGGCAAGAAGGACATGAGGCGCAACGAGGCGACCCCCGAGATTCGGGTCGACGCCGACACTTATCAGGTGTACGTCGACGGCGAGTCGGTCGGCAGCGAGCCGATGGAGTCGCTCCCCCTGACCCAACGGTATTTCCTGTTCTGA
- a CDS encoding urease subunit beta, producing the protein MIPGEYFFDGDDIVLNEHQTVVTVTVNNTGDRPIQIGAHYHFFEVNRALVLDREKAYGMRLDLPSGTSARFEPGDVRDVNLIPYGGRRVVYGFNALVMGRLDDPYTKQCSLDRCFAAGYGHKPSEPGAADTKPAGPKPGGGKGPSRSEKKSG; encoded by the coding sequence ATGATCCCCGGCGAGTACTTCTTCGACGGCGACGACATCGTCCTCAACGAGCACCAGACCGTGGTGACGGTGACCGTCAACAACACCGGCGACCGCCCCATCCAGATCGGGGCGCACTACCACTTCTTCGAGGTGAACCGGGCCCTGGTCCTCGACCGGGAGAAGGCCTATGGCATGCGGCTCGACCTGCCGAGCGGCACTTCCGCCAGATTCGAGCCGGGCGATGTCAGGGACGTCAATCTGATCCCCTACGGCGGCCGGCGCGTCGTCTACGGATTCAACGCGCTGGTGATGGGCCGCCTGGACGACCCCTACACCAAGCAGTGCAGCCTGGATCGCTGCTTCGCCGCCGGGTACGGCCACAAGCCCTCCGAGCCCGGCGCCGCCGACACGAAGCCCGCCGGGCCGAAGCCGGGCGGCGGCAAAGGTCCCTCTCGTTCTGAGAAGAAGTCGGGCTGA
- a CDS encoding urease subunit gamma, with protein sequence MNLSPQERDKLLIFVAAQVARARKERGLKLNVPESIALITAELMEMARDGKSVAVIMAAGREILGRDDVMDGVPEMISMIQVEPTFPDGSKLVTVHDPIR encoded by the coding sequence ATGAATCTCTCCCCGCAGGAGCGCGACAAGCTCCTGATCTTCGTCGCCGCCCAGGTCGCCAGGGCTCGCAAAGAACGCGGCCTCAAGCTGAATGTGCCCGAGTCCATCGCGCTGATCACGGCCGAGTTGATGGAGATGGCCCGCGACGGCAAGTCGGTCGCGGTGATCATGGCCGCCGGTCGCGAGATCCTCGGACGCGATGACGTGATGGACGGGGTCCCCGAGATGATCTCGATGATCCAGGTCGAGCCGACCTTCCCCGACGGCAGCAAACTGGTCACGGTCCACGACCCGATCCGCTAA
- a CDS encoding urea transporter, giving the protein MQIMSDSVIPGPIRPVFRGIGQVFFQENALSGLCFVIGIAIGSPLMAIGAVVGSALGLLTAKLLKFDEAEIAAGIYGFNSALVGIATFFFFKQGPASIAMLVVGSVAAAALTHLMRKHVPFPTYTTPFILITWAIYFLGLRTGVAPVAPGAAISATFAEAVLHGVGQVMFQASIATGVLFLLGIALGSTKHAAWVVVGAIVGTLVGSYHATVTARAIDPERLVERALLENIALGLYGYNATLAAVALSLWRRSLIPPLLGILLSVPLTEVVPLLGLPALTAPFVLATWIVLALGWFEGRLLGPHTTSAPVSPGSMDRRRPERRKSSRRR; this is encoded by the coding sequence ATGCAGATCATGTCGGATTCCGTCATCCCGGGCCCGATCCGCCCCGTCTTCCGGGGGATCGGGCAGGTCTTCTTCCAGGAGAACGCCCTTTCGGGCCTCTGCTTCGTCATCGGCATCGCGATCGGCTCTCCGCTGATGGCGATCGGCGCGGTCGTCGGCTCGGCGCTCGGGCTGCTGACGGCCAAGCTGCTGAAATTCGACGAGGCGGAAATCGCGGCCGGAATCTACGGATTCAACTCGGCCCTGGTCGGCATCGCCACGTTCTTCTTCTTCAAGCAGGGGCCGGCGAGCATCGCCATGCTCGTGGTCGGCAGCGTCGCCGCGGCGGCACTGACCCACTTGATGCGGAAACATGTGCCGTTCCCGACCTATACCACTCCGTTCATCCTCATCACCTGGGCGATCTACTTCCTGGGCCTGAGGACGGGCGTCGCACCGGTGGCCCCCGGGGCGGCGATCTCGGCCACGTTCGCCGAGGCGGTGCTGCACGGGGTGGGCCAGGTGATGTTCCAGGCGAGCATCGCGACCGGGGTGCTGTTCCTGCTCGGCATCGCCCTCGGCAGCACGAAGCACGCGGCCTGGGTGGTGGTGGGTGCCATCGTGGGCACCTTGGTGGGCAGCTACCACGCCACCGTGACGGCCAGGGCGATCGACCCCGAGCGGCTCGTCGAACGCGCCCTGCTCGAGAACATCGCGCTCGGTCTCTACGGATACAACGCGACCCTGGCGGCGGTGGCCCTGTCTCTCTGGCGGCGTTCGCTGATCCCGCCTTTGCTGGGCATCCTCCTGTCGGTCCCCCTGACCGAAGTCGTCCCCCTGCTCGGCCTGCCCGCCCTGACGGCCCCCTTCGTCCTTGCGACCTGGATCGTCCTCGCATTGGGCTGGTTCGAAGGGAGGCTGCTCGGGCCGCACACGACGTCCGCACCCGTATCACCCGGATCAATGGACCGCCGGCGCCCGGAGCGTCGGAAGTCGTCCCGCAGAAGATGA
- a CDS encoding carbonic anhydrase: protein MRTPRNQPRPTNVQAQDPMSVVEGGGNPSEVAAASSRREFLSRSGLAIGAAGVALSCARPAVAEPAVRATPDAVLASLLEGNQRFVKGELTHPGRRPADFLPLAEGQAPVAIIVGCADSRVSPELIFDQGVGDLFVVRVAGNIISGTGPALKGSIEFAVAELGARLIIVLGHEKCGAVQAAIDHIDANDVLPGSIRGLVDLIRPAAIKSREQPGDKLTNAIKANVLENVERLKGLDPILSGMVKSGDLKVVGGTYHLKSGTVEIFG from the coding sequence ATGAGAACGCCCCGGAATCAGCCCCGGCCAACGAACGTCCAGGCTCAGGATCCGATGTCCGTCGTCGAGGGCGGAGGCAACCCATCGGAGGTTGCGGCCGCGTCGTCGCGTCGCGAGTTCCTCAGCCGCTCGGGCCTGGCGATTGGCGCGGCGGGCGTTGCCCTGTCGTGCGCCCGCCCGGCCGTCGCGGAGCCGGCCGTGCGGGCCACGCCCGACGCAGTGCTCGCCAGCCTCCTCGAAGGCAATCAGCGATTCGTCAAGGGGGAGCTGACTCACCCCGGGCGTAGGCCGGCCGACTTCCTGCCGCTCGCGGAAGGGCAGGCCCCCGTCGCAATCATCGTCGGTTGCGCCGACTCGCGGGTCTCGCCCGAGCTGATCTTCGACCAAGGGGTCGGCGACCTCTTCGTGGTCCGCGTGGCGGGCAACATCATCAGCGGCACCGGCCCCGCCCTGAAGGGGAGCATCGAGTTCGCGGTGGCCGAGCTTGGCGCCCGGCTCATCATCGTCCTTGGCCACGAGAAGTGCGGCGCCGTCCAGGCCGCCATCGATCACATCGACGCCAACGACGTCCTGCCCGGATCAATCCGAGGGTTGGTCGACCTGATCAGGCCGGCCGCGATCAAGAGCAGGGAACAGCCCGGCGACAAGCTGACCAACGCAATCAAGGCCAACGTCCTCGAAAACGTCGAGCGGCTCAAGGGCCTCGACCCGATCCTGTCGGGGATGGTCAAGTCCGGCGATCTCAAGGTGGTCGGCGGGACCTATCATCTGAAGTCCGGCACCGTCGAAATCTTCGGCTGA